CTTAAGTCCTTTTCACGAATTTAATATGGAGTACCATTCTGTAAAAAATGAAATGCTGAAAGACCTTTATGATAAACAAAATGTAACGGAAATATGGAATGACACCACCATTATGAGTGCATTGAGACAAATCTCATTTTATTATGAAATGGGATTGTTAAAAAAGAATGATGTGGATCTTATTCTGGAGGATCTGAGAAAATTGCTGGAAGGACTTGAAATCAAAACACTGGAAAAAACTAATTTCCAAATATATGTGAATGATTTAGTAATTTTAAACAACAGTATTTTATTCAAAAATGAAGAGCAATGTTCTTTTTTTGTTCCTTTCAGCATGTTCGGATATATGATGACCAATGATAAAATCACCTGTGAAGATTCTCTGAGCTATTTTGAACATCAGATCAAAAACTCAAGATCACTGAATGAATCCGGGAACAGAGAGAGGAAAATTTTTTTTAATAAAATGTATGAACAGATTGACCGATTAAAACAAAATTTATCATGAATACGCTTCGTAACGGCGAATATTTTGGGGAAACCAATCAACGGGTTAATTTAGAAGGATTAACCATCACTGATACGGAATATACACATCCTTACGTAGACTGGCATTATCATGAGAATGCTTACTTTACCTTCCTGCTTCAGGGCAATATGACGGAAGGAAATAAAAAAGAAACTTACAGCTGTTCTGCCGGAACATTATTGTACCATCATTGGGAAGATCCGCATTACAATAGTAAACCTGATGTTTTTACAAGAGGTTTTCATATCGAGCTCTCCCAAAGCTGGTTTGACCGTTTTGATATTCAGAAAAATAAAGTGGAAGGCAGCATTAATATAAAAAATCCGGCCTTAAAACTATTGGTGTATCAGATGTTCAAAGAAACCAAAACTTACGATATTTCTTTTGAACTGGCTGTTAATCAGCTGTTAGTAAACCTTTTCAGCCAGTTAACCCATCAGAAGGAAAGCTCGGAAAGAAAACCCGTGTGGGTAAGTCGGATTAATGAAATTTTACATGAAAGCTTTACAGAAAACCTCAGTCTCACTGAACTTTCCAATATACTGGACATTCACCCTATTCATATCAGCAGGGATTTCCACAAATATTTCCATTGTAATCTTGGCGAATACCTAAGAAAATTAAAACTTAATAAATCTCTGGAACTTCTTGCGCTACCTCATACTTTAACAGATGTTGCTCTGGAATGCGGTTTTTCAGACCAGAGTCATTTTATCCGGTGTTTTAAGGAAAATATTGGAATTACCCCTTTGAAATACAGGAATCTTTTGAAAAATCATTGAACCTCTATTTGAAAGTAAAGGGGATGTTTCAAACAATTGCACACTAAAGATATTCTTCCTGCATCAGAATCACATTTTGAGAGATCATCATTCACGATTTGGATACATCATTCCCCGATTCGGCTACATTTACCCTATGGTAAGTTTCCATCTTTGTACCATCATTTAAACAAAAAAATATTTACAAATGGAAACAAAAAAAGTATGGTTCGTGACAGGAGCTTCAAAAGGCTTAGGATTCGAGTTGGTAAAAAAATTACTATCCGAGGGATTTCAGGTTGCTGCCACAAGCCGTACCGTTGAATCCCTGATCTCCACTATCGGAGAAACATCAGTAAACTTCCTTCCACTTAGCGTCAACATTACAGACAATAATGATATAAAATCTGCCATTGAAAAAACGGTTGAACACTTCGGACGAATTGATGTGGTTGTCAACAATGCGGGATATGGACAAATCGGAACGCTGGAAGAACTTACCGATGAAGAAGCAAGAGAAAATTATGCTGTGAATGTTTTCGGAACATTGAATGTGATCAGAAATGCTATGCCTTACCTTCGTGAACAAAGATCAGGGAACATCTTCAATATTTCTTCTGTTGGCGGATATTCTGCTAATTTTCCGGGCTGGGGAATTTACTGTTCTACAAAATTTGCAGTGGCCGGATTTACGGAAGCACTGGCCGAAGAAGTAAAAGACTTCGGAGTTCATGCTACTGTGGTTTATCCCGGATATTTCCGTACCGATTTTTTAACTAAAGATTCTGTAAAAACGCCTTCAAATCCTATTCAGGCTTACGAAGCGGCAAGAAATTCTGAACAGGCACATCTCAATGAAATCAACGGAAACCAACCCAATGATCCTGAAAAAGCAGCTGATGTTCTCATCCAGATCAGTAAAGAGAAAAATCCTCCTGTACATTTATTATTGGGGGTAGGAACGGTGGAGTTTCTCCATAATAAAATTGATATTTTAAAGAAAGATGCTGAGAAATGGGAAAGTTTAACTGTTTCTACTGCCATTTAATCTGATAATAATATCCTTCGGCTACGTTCAGGATGACATTCCTGATACTTGATGTTTCAATGTTTACAGATGAATTCAATATAAAGTGTTACAAAAGTCAGTCAGAGCGGAGCCGAAGACTTTTTAAGATCATGCAATACACTTTTTACAAAAACAACTAACTTAGCTCTTATGAAACAACCCGTTCGTTTTAATTCTATATCAGATTTTCATGCTTTCTGTGGGCTTCCTAATCCTGAGCATCCGTTGATCAGTGTGATAGATTACAGCAAGGTTCGTTATATCGTTGAAAATGAAGAACTGAAGTGGATTCAGTGTTTTTATTCAATTGGTTTGAAAAAGAATGTCACTCCAAAATTCAATTATGGGCAACAGCAATATGATTTTGATTCAGGAGTGTTGTGTTTTGTTTCGCCACAGCAATATTTAAGTCTTGAAATCAATCCAGATATTGAAGTAGAACCCACCGGATTTTTATTGCTGATTCATCCTGATTTTCTGTGGAATACTTCGTTAACCAGAAAAATAAAATCATATGACTTCTTCAGTTATCAGGTAAAAGAGGCACTTTTCCTTTCTGATAAGGAAGAGAAAATCCTTGTAGAGATTTTTAAAAATATTGAACGGGAATATCAGTCCAATACGGATAAATTTACCCAGGAATTGATTATCGCCCAGATTGAATTATTGCTGGTTTACTCTGACCGTTTTTATGAACGTCAATTTTTCACCAGAAAAAAATCAAGTCATGAATTGTTGTATAAATTCGAAGACCTCCTTTCTCAATATTTTGAAAACGGAAACCTCCTTGAAAATGGTATTCCATCGGTAAAAACCATTGCCGAACAAATGAATATTTCTCCCAATTATCTGGGAACACTGCTCCGTTTGCATACGCAGCAAAATACCCAGCAGCATATTCAGAATAGATTAATTGATTCCGCCAAAGAGCGTTTGAGTACCACAAATTTATCGGTAAGTGAAATTGCCTATGAACTGGGATTTGAACATCCTCAATCTTTCAGTAAACTCTTTAAACAAAAGACGAATCAGTCTCCGGGAGAATTTAGAAAACTGTTCAATTAGAATAGATCGCAAATCATAAAACAGTAATGTTAATTTCATTCTATTTTACCACGAAGAAGTTTGTTACTTTTGTTTAAATACTTCTAGCAATGAAACCTGTTCTATTATTGATCCTTATTTTTACATTTTATCTTTATCACGGACAAAATAAAAACATAGTCAATCCAGAGAAAACTGAGAATCCCATTCAAAAAAAATATACCGGAAAAATTATTTTTCTTACTCAAAATATTGCCCTGGAAAATCTGAAAGATTCGGATATTCTTAATTCTACAGTATTTCATGAAAACGGAGATCTTGCCATTCATGCTTTCTTTGATAACTCTCTTGTCAACTATCTGCATCAGCTTGAACCCAACTGGACAGCGGAAGAACTTCTCAAAAAAGGAAATTATCAGTTCTCATTTTATGTGGACGGAAAGCTGATTTATACAGAAAATCTCAATACAGGAGCAGGTACAGCAGAAAATAAAAAAGTCAAAACGACATTGCGAATTCCTCTTATCAGCAGTAAAAATGAAGATTCATGGGGAAGGTATTTATGGATGCGTTTTTATATGGCACATAATGGAATTGATGCTTTGGCATCAGGAAATCACCTCTTAAAAATCGAAATACGTCCTTATCTCCATGTTTCCACAATCAAAACAGGGCCTGTTATTGCAGAAGGGCACATCAACCTTACTGTTCCTTCTCAAAATATTACGGAGCAGCAGATTGTCATTCAGCCTATACCACCCCATAGCGGATGGAAGATTTCTCATGAGAAAATGAATACAGAGATCATCAAATCTCTGAACAGGAAAATTGCAGAAAACAGGTTTAAAAATATAACCGGAATTGTCATTATAAAAGACGGAAAATTACTTCTTGAAGAATATTTCAACGGTTCCGGAAGAGATTCTCTGCAGGACACCCGCTCAGTAGGAAAATCATTTTCTTCGGCATTGACAGGAATTGCGATCAAAGAAGGATATTTAAAAAGTGAAGATCAAAATCTGAAGGAATTTTATAACCTGAATCAGTTTAAAAACGATTCTTCTCAAAAAGAAAATGTTACCCTAAAAAGTTTATTGACCATGAGTTCCGGATTTGATGGAAATGATGAAAATTATGAATCTCCAGGAAATGAAGAAAATATGTATCCGACTGAGAACTGGGTAAAGTTTACTCTGGATCTGCCGATGACTGAGAATTCAATAGGAAAAAACTGGAGTTATTTCACAGCCGGGGTTGTGTTAACCGGAGATATTTTAGATAAAACAGTTCCACAAGGTCTGAAAAACTATGCAGATAAAAAACTATTTCATCCTCTTGGAATTACGAATTACAAATGGCAGTTTACCCCACAGCAAAAACCTTCTCTGGCCGGAGGATTACGCATGAAAGCTCTTGATTTTGCAAAATTCGGGCAGCTGTATAAAAATAACGGAATCTGGAATGGGAAAACGATTTTGACCCAAGACTGGATTAAGAAATCTTTCACCAATTACTTCACAGATAACCCTGATTTTGAAGGATATGGATATTTATTCTGGAGAAAAGTTTATACAGTAGGAAACAATAGTTATGAAGCTTTCCAGTCTAGTGGAAATGGAGGAAACAAAATCATTATTTTCACCCAAATACCAGTTGTCATAGTGATTACTGCACAAGCCTATAATAAACCCTATGCCCACCAGCAATCTGAAAAAATAGTACAGGATTATCTTTTACCCGCATTAAAAATGAGTAATGAGTAATGAATAATCAGTAATGAAAATAGTAATGTGAAAATAGTGAAAGAATAGCTTATTGCTTATTGCAAATTATTCGTCTTTCTTTGAAGGAATAAGAAAAACATCAATAAGACCTTCAGGAAGTTCCATTTTGATGGTTCTTTCTTCTCTGTCAACTTCAAGAATCCAGTCTTTGATCATAGGAATGACCACTTCTTTTCCATCCAGATTGGTAATGAAATATACCTGTGCTGTCTGATCGTTTACGGATCTGATCACCCCACAGTTGCTATCATTTTGATCAAAAATTTCAAATCCGATGATCTCGTGGTAATAGAATTGTTTTCCTGAAAGTTTAGGCAGTGAAGTAAGCGGAAGGTAAACACTTTTACCTAACACCTGATCCACCATAGACTCAGAAGAGTTTTTGAATGCAAGATTCAGAGCATCCAGTTTGCTCCATGATGATTTTTCAATAAAAAATGGAACCAATAATCCGTTGATTTCAACGAATATTGATTCCAATTTATTGTAAAGCTCGGGTTGATCGGTATCCAATTTAAGGATTACGTTACCCGCAAGTCCATGTCTGCGTGTGATTTTACCTAAAAAATAGCAATCTTCTTTACGCATAACAGGGTTTGTTCTTAAGCTTCAGTGTTTTCTTCAGTTTCAGCAGCAGGAGCTTCTCCTTCTGTAGCTTCAGCAACAACTTCTTCAGCAGGTGCGTTTGCAGCTTCTTCAGCAGCTTTAGCATCAGCTTCAGCTTGTGCAGCAGCAGCAATTCTAGCTTCGTTTACTTTTACTTCAGCTTCTAAAGCAGCTTTCTTAGCGTCAGCTTTAGCAGTTGCTAAACCTTCTACTTTACCTTGTACTTTAGAATCTTTAGCTTCTACCCAAGCATTGAATCTTTTTTCAGCTTCAGCTTCGTCAAAAGCACCTTTAGCTACACCACCTTGTAAGTGTTTTTTGTAAAGAGCACCTTTGTAAGATAGAATAGCTCTAGCAGTATCAGTAGGCTGAGCACCGTTGTTTAACCACTGTACAGCAGAATCAACGTTCAATTCGATAGTTGCTGGATTAGTAATTGGGTTGTAAGTTCCTAGTTTTTCGATGAATCTACCATCTCTTCTAGCTCTAGAATCTGCAACCACGATGTGGAAAAAAGGTTTTCCTTTTTTACCGTGTCTTTGTAATCTGATTTTTACTGACATAATGTTTGAATTTTACGGGAACTCGTCCCAGTTAAATATTTAAGAGTGCAAAGATAAACAAAAATTCTAATTTAACAATTAATAAATATAACAATTTATCAATCTAATAGGGAAACAATATTTTGGTCCTTTTTTAAACTGATTGTTACATTGGTAAATTTTCAGATTGTTATATTAAAACCATATTATATTGTTCCCATATAGAAAAGTCCCAGACATTTCTGGTTTTCTTCAATGGTTAAAGAGTTTTTCAACTCCTCTACAATTTTAGGCGAACTCCAGTAGCATCCGATATTATTTGCGGTACAGGTAAGATACATGTTCTGAACCGCCATTGAGGTAGCCGCTATTTCTTCCCATTCAGGAACCATTCCGCTGAAATTGACCACAATGGAAACTACAGCATC
This region of Chryseobacterium culicis genomic DNA includes:
- a CDS encoding helix-turn-helix domain-containing protein; the encoded protein is MHQEALLKEIRRKIGEKSLNDEIANILNISYDAAHRRTSLKAKFSFEEALELAKYYQISLDQFLGTENQLVVKRTQPVKTTEDLLNYFENSLKILNVFQNITNSKVFYSAKDIPFFYTISDSVLSRFKFYVWMNLLNQDKFLSPFHEFNMEYHSVKNEMLKDLYDKQNVTEIWNDTTIMSALRQISFYYEMGLLKKNDVDLILEDLRKLLEGLEIKTLEKTNFQIYVNDLVILNNSILFKNEEQCSFFVPFSMFGYMMTNDKITCEDSLSYFEHQIKNSRSLNESGNRERKIFFNKMYEQIDRLKQNLS
- the rimM gene encoding ribosome maturation factor RimM (Essential for efficient processing of 16S rRNA), which encodes MRKEDCYFLGKITRRHGLAGNVILKLDTDQPELYNKLESIFVEINGLLVPFFIEKSSWSKLDALNLAFKNSSESMVDQVLGKSVYLPLTSLPKLSGKQFYYHEIIGFEIFDQNDSNCGVIRSVNDQTAQVYFITNLDGKEVVIPMIKDWILEVDREERTIKMELPEGLIDVFLIPSKKDE
- a CDS encoding serine hydrolase domain-containing protein, which produces MKPVLLLILIFTFYLYHGQNKNIVNPEKTENPIQKKYTGKIIFLTQNIALENLKDSDILNSTVFHENGDLAIHAFFDNSLVNYLHQLEPNWTAEELLKKGNYQFSFYVDGKLIYTENLNTGAGTAENKKVKTTLRIPLISSKNEDSWGRYLWMRFYMAHNGIDALASGNHLLKIEIRPYLHVSTIKTGPVIAEGHINLTVPSQNITEQQIVIQPIPPHSGWKISHEKMNTEIIKSLNRKIAENRFKNITGIVIIKDGKLLLEEYFNGSGRDSLQDTRSVGKSFSSALTGIAIKEGYLKSEDQNLKEFYNLNQFKNDSSQKENVTLKSLLTMSSGFDGNDENYESPGNEENMYPTENWVKFTLDLPMTENSIGKNWSYFTAGVVLTGDILDKTVPQGLKNYADKKLFHPLGITNYKWQFTPQQKPSLAGGLRMKALDFAKFGQLYKNNGIWNGKTILTQDWIKKSFTNYFTDNPDFEGYGYLFWRKVYTVGNNSYEAFQSSGNGGNKIIIFTQIPVVIVITAQAYNKPYAHQQSEKIVQDYLLPALKMSNE
- a CDS encoding helix-turn-helix domain-containing protein gives rise to the protein MNTLRNGEYFGETNQRVNLEGLTITDTEYTHPYVDWHYHENAYFTFLLQGNMTEGNKKETYSCSAGTLLYHHWEDPHYNSKPDVFTRGFHIELSQSWFDRFDIQKNKVEGSINIKNPALKLLVYQMFKETKTYDISFELAVNQLLVNLFSQLTHQKESSERKPVWVSRINEILHESFTENLSLTELSNILDIHPIHISRDFHKYFHCNLGEYLRKLKLNKSLELLALPHTLTDVALECGFSDQSHFIRCFKENIGITPLKYRNLLKNH
- a CDS encoding helix-turn-helix domain-containing protein, with the translated sequence MKQPVRFNSISDFHAFCGLPNPEHPLISVIDYSKVRYIVENEELKWIQCFYSIGLKKNVTPKFNYGQQQYDFDSGVLCFVSPQQYLSLEINPDIEVEPTGFLLLIHPDFLWNTSLTRKIKSYDFFSYQVKEALFLSDKEEKILVEIFKNIEREYQSNTDKFTQELIIAQIELLLVYSDRFYERQFFTRKKSSHELLYKFEDLLSQYFENGNLLENGIPSVKTIAEQMNISPNYLGTLLRLHTQQNTQQHIQNRLIDSAKERLSTTNLSVSEIAYELGFEHPQSFSKLFKQKTNQSPGEFRKLFN
- a CDS encoding SDR family oxidoreductase, which encodes METKKVWFVTGASKGLGFELVKKLLSEGFQVAATSRTVESLISTIGETSVNFLPLSVNITDNNDIKSAIEKTVEHFGRIDVVVNNAGYGQIGTLEELTDEEARENYAVNVFGTLNVIRNAMPYLREQRSGNIFNISSVGGYSANFPGWGIYCSTKFAVAGFTEALAEEVKDFGVHATVVYPGYFRTDFLTKDSVKTPSNPIQAYEAARNSEQAHLNEINGNQPNDPEKAADVLIQISKEKNPPVHLLLGVGTVEFLHNKIDILKKDAEKWESLTVSTAI
- a CDS encoding 30S ribosomal protein S16, with the protein product MSVKIRLQRHGKKGKPFFHIVVADSRARRDGRFIEKLGTYNPITNPATIELNVDSAVQWLNNGAQPTDTARAILSYKGALYKKHLQGGVAKGAFDEAEAEKRFNAWVEAKDSKVQGKVEGLATAKADAKKAALEAEVKVNEARIAAAAQAEADAKAAEEAANAPAEEVVAEATEGEAPAAETEENTEA